A region of Heteronotia binoei isolate CCM8104 ecotype False Entrance Well chromosome 2, APGP_CSIRO_Hbin_v1, whole genome shotgun sequence DNA encodes the following proteins:
- the FAM32A gene encoding protein FAM32A, whose amino-acid sequence MADYEAVQSGPLRIKGGGVAAPGKRKKKKDKDKAKIVDQTVSSKNQEEERKRTLDKRTPAQLAYEKTQEKRQMERILKKASKTHKQRVEDFNRHLDTLTEHYDIPKVSWTK is encoded by the exons ATGGCCGACTACGAGGCGGTGCAGTCCGGCCCTCTGCGCATCAAGGGCGGCGGCGTCGCAGCGCCAGGCAAGCG gaagaagaaaaaagacaaagatAAAGCCAAAATCGTAGATCAGACTGTGAGCAGCAAAaaccaggaggaggagaggaaacgGACTCTGGACAAGCGGACTCCAGCACAGCTGGCTTATGAGAAGACGCAGGAGAAGCGG CAAATGGAACGGATTTTGAAGAAAGCCTCCAAGACCCACAAACAGCGAGTTGAG GACTTTAACAGGCATCTGGACACTCTGACAGAACATTATGACATCCCCAAAGTCAGCTGGACTAAATGA